One genomic window of Clostridioides sp. ES-S-0054-01 includes the following:
- the dnaJ gene encoding molecular chaperone DnaJ: MSTKRDYYEVLGISKGAEAQEIKKAYRKLAMKYHPDRNPGDKEAEEKFKEINEAYEVLSDDTKRKTYDQFGHDGLNGQGGFGGQGGFGGQGFGGFEDMFGDIFGDMFGGSFGGGRQRRRGPQRGADIRQSVTISFEEAAFGKKMSIKLNRSEECEECNGTGAKPGTSKKTCSTCSGTGQVRTVQRTPFGNIASSRPCSTCNGTGEVIESPCSKCHGTGNTRKVKTIEVDIPAGIDDGQMIKLSGQGEVGEKGAPRGDLYIVVNVKSHPLFTRDGNDIYFEMPITFVQATLGDEIEVPTLDGKVKYSVPEGTQTGTVFRLKEKGIPRIRGNSRGDQYVKVVVEIPKKLNDKQKELLRAFAKECGSNVHEKKKTFGQKIEDMFKKK; the protein is encoded by the coding sequence TTGAGTACAAAAAGGGATTATTATGAAGTCTTAGGTATCAGTAAAGGTGCAGAAGCTCAAGAGATAAAAAAAGCTTACAGAAAATTAGCAATGAAGTACCATCCAGATAGAAATCCTGGAGATAAAGAAGCAGAAGAAAAGTTTAAAGAGATAAATGAAGCTTATGAAGTGTTATCTGATGATACAAAGAGAAAAACTTACGACCAGTTTGGACATGATGGGCTAAATGGTCAAGGCGGTTTTGGTGGTCAAGGAGGATTTGGCGGTCAAGGCTTTGGTGGTTTTGAAGATATGTTCGGAGATATATTTGGTGACATGTTTGGAGGAAGCTTTGGAGGTGGAAGACAGAGAAGAAGAGGTCCTCAACGTGGTGCAGATATAAGACAAAGCGTTACTATATCTTTTGAAGAAGCTGCATTTGGTAAAAAGATGTCTATAAAATTAAATCGAAGTGAAGAGTGTGAAGAGTGTAATGGAACTGGAGCAAAACCAGGGACATCAAAGAAAACTTGTTCAACTTGTAGTGGAACTGGTCAAGTTAGAACTGTTCAAAGAACTCCATTTGGTAATATAGCAAGTTCAAGACCATGTAGTACTTGTAATGGGACTGGAGAAGTAATTGAATCTCCATGTAGTAAATGTCATGGAACTGGAAATACAAGAAAAGTTAAGACTATAGAAGTAGATATACCTGCTGGTATAGATGATGGTCAAATGATAAAACTTTCTGGTCAAGGTGAAGTAGGAGAAAAAGGTGCTCCAAGAGGAGACTTATATATTGTAGTTAATGTTAAGTCACATCCACTGTTTACTAGAGATGGAAATGATATTTATTTTGAAATGCCAATTACATTTGTTCAAGCAACTTTAGGTGATGAAATAGAAGTACCTACTTTGGATGGAAAAGTTAAATATAGTGTACCAGAAGGAACACAGACTGGAACTGTATTTAGACTTAAAGAAAAAGGCATTCCTAGAATTAGAGGTAATTCAAGAGGAGACCAATATGTTAAAGTTGTAGTTGAAATTCCTAAAAAATTAAATGATAAGCAAAAAGAACTATTGAGAGCATTTGCGAAGGAGTGCGGGTCGAACGTCCACGAAAAGAAGAAAACATTCGGACAAAAAATAGAAGATATGTTTAAGAAAAAGTAG
- the dnaK gene encoding molecular chaperone DnaK: MGKIIGIDLGTTNSCVAVLEGGEAQIIANSEGMRTTPSVVAFTKDGERIVGEPAKRQAVTNADKTITSIKTHMGTDYKVNIDGKSYTPQEISAIILQKLKSDAESYLGQTVTEAVITVPAYFTDAQRQATKDAGRIAGLDVKRIINEPTAAALAYGMDKLDQEKKILVFDLGGGTFDVSILEIGDGTFEVLATAGNNRLGGDDFDQIVIDYLAEEFKKAEGVDLRNDKMALQRLKEAAEKAKKELSSTMSSNINLPFITATAEGPKHLNIDLSRAKFEELTRGLVEKTMEPTKTALQDAGLSTGDIDDVLLVGGSTRIPAVQEAVKKFIGKEPHKGINPDECVAAGASIQAGVLAGDVKDLLLLDVTPLSLGIETMGNVMTKIIERNTTIPTKKSQVFSTAADNQTAVDIHVLQGERSMAYDNTTLGRFQLTDIPPAQRGIPQIEVTFDIDANGIVNVSAKDLGTGKEQKITITSNTNLSEAEIEQKIKEAEMNAEADKQKKEKIEAFNQAESTIYQTEKTLNELGDKISSGDKEDIEKAIADLKAVKDNQDATAEELKKATDEVMTKFQKVSQEMYQQAAQEQQAAQGAEQAQDNGPKDDNVVDADFKEVDEDK, encoded by the coding sequence ATGGGAAAAATAATAGGAATAGATTTAGGAACAACAAATTCATGTGTTGCAGTATTAGAAGGTGGAGAAGCACAAATAATAGCAAATAGTGAAGGTATGAGAACTACTCCATCAGTAGTAGCATTTACAAAAGATGGTGAAAGAATAGTTGGAGAACCTGCAAAAAGACAAGCAGTTACAAATGCAGATAAAACAATAACTTCTATAAAAACTCATATGGGAACTGATTATAAAGTAAATATAGATGGGAAATCATATACTCCACAAGAAATATCAGCAATAATTTTACAAAAATTAAAATCAGATGCAGAAAGTTACTTAGGACAAACAGTAACAGAAGCAGTTATAACAGTTCCAGCTTACTTTACAGATGCTCAAAGACAAGCTACTAAAGATGCTGGTAGAATAGCAGGGCTTGATGTTAAGAGAATAATAAATGAGCCAACAGCAGCAGCACTTGCTTATGGTATGGATAAATTAGACCAAGAAAAGAAAATATTAGTATTTGACTTAGGTGGAGGAACTTTTGACGTATCTATACTTGAAATAGGAGATGGAACTTTCGAAGTTTTAGCTACAGCTGGTAATAATAGATTAGGTGGAGATGATTTTGACCAAATAGTAATAGATTACTTAGCAGAGGAATTCAAAAAAGCTGAAGGTGTAGATTTAAGAAATGATAAAATGGCTCTTCAAAGATTAAAAGAAGCAGCAGAAAAAGCTAAGAAAGAACTATCATCAACAATGAGTTCAAATATAAACTTACCTTTCATAACTGCTACAGCAGAAGGACCAAAACACTTAAATATAGATTTATCAAGAGCTAAATTTGAGGAATTAACTAGAGGTTTAGTTGAAAAAACTATGGAGCCAACTAAGACAGCTTTACAAGATGCAGGACTTTCTACAGGTGATATAGATGATGTATTATTAGTAGGTGGTTCTACAAGAATACCAGCAGTACAAGAAGCTGTTAAGAAATTTATAGGAAAAGAACCTCACAAAGGTATAAATCCAGATGAGTGTGTTGCAGCAGGTGCTTCTATACAAGCAGGAGTTTTAGCAGGAGATGTTAAAGATTTATTATTACTAGATGTTACTCCACTATCTCTTGGTATAGAAACTATGGGTAATGTAATGACTAAGATAATAGAGAGAAATACTACAATACCAACTAAGAAATCTCAAGTATTCTCAACTGCTGCCGATAATCAAACAGCTGTTGATATACATGTTCTTCAAGGTGAAAGAAGTATGGCTTATGACAATACAACTTTAGGAAGATTCCAATTAACAGATATACCACCAGCACAAAGAGGAATACCTCAAATAGAAGTTACTTTTGATATAGATGCAAATGGTATAGTTAATGTTTCAGCTAAAGATTTAGGTACAGGAAAAGAACAAAAAATAACTATAACATCAAACACTAATTTATCAGAAGCAGAAATAGAGCAAAAGATAAAAGAAGCAGAAATGAATGCAGAAGCTGACAAACAAAAGAAAGAAAAAATAGAAGCATTCAATCAAGCTGAATCTACTATATATCAAACTGAAAAAACTTTAAATGAACTTGGAGATAAAATAAGTTCAGGTGACAAAGAGGATATAGAAAAAGCTATAGCAGATTTAAAAGCTGTAAAAGATAATCAAGATGCTACAGCAGAAGAACTTAAGAAAGCTACAGATGAAGTAATGACTAAGTTCCAAAAAGTATCTCAAGAGATGTACCAACAAGCAGCTCAAGAGCAACAAGCAGCACAAGGTGCAGAACAAGCTCAAGACAATGGACCTAAAGATGACAATGTGGTAGATGCTGACTTTAAAGAAGTAGATGAAGATAAATAA
- the grpE gene encoding nucleotide exchange factor GrpE, with amino-acid sequence MDKKNEQQEVREENDTSINQESETQVELEEEVINEECEDSSEQTDEKEVDDENVTDINSKLAEKKLQDELDELNDKYQRLQAEYANYRRRTQQEKETIGVFANEKIITELIPVIDSMERALDACEDKEDTMYKGISLVHKQLIDTLVKFGVEEIEAESKEFDPNLHLAVMQESVDGVEANQVVMVLQKGYKLGTKVIRPSMVKVSC; translated from the coding sequence TTGGATAAAAAAAATGAACAACAAGAAGTAAGAGAAGAAAATGATACTTCCATTAACCAAGAATCTGAAACTCAAGTAGAGTTAGAAGAAGAAGTTATTAATGAAGAATGTGAAGATTCAAGTGAACAAACAGATGAAAAAGAAGTTGATGATGAAAATGTAACAGATATAAATTCTAAGTTAGCAGAAAAGAAATTGCAGGATGAACTAGATGAATTAAATGATAAATATCAAAGACTTCAAGCCGAATATGCAAACTACAGAAGAAGAACTCAACAAGAGAAAGAGACAATAGGTGTATTTGCAAATGAAAAGATAATAACTGAGTTAATACCAGTTATAGATAGTATGGAAAGAGCCTTAGATGCATGTGAAGATAAGGAGGATACTATGTATAAGGGTATAAGCCTTGTACATAAACAGTTAATAGACACTTTAGTAAAATTTGGAGTAGAAGAAATAGAAGCAGAATCTAAGGAATTTGATCCAAATTTACATTTAGCAGTTATGCAAGAAAGCGTAGATGGAGTTGAAGCAAATCAAGTAGTAATGGTGCTTCAAAAAGGATATAAGCTAGGAACTAAAGTTATAAGACCTTCAATGGTTAAAGTTTCTTGCTAA
- the hrcA gene encoding heat-inducible transcription repressor HrcA — MELNERKLNILKAIVKDYIETAEAIGSRTISKRHDLGVSAATIRNEMADLEELGYLIQPHTSAGRVPSEKGYKLYVNSLMSKSELDDNDKILIEQCMNHNINHIKELIHETSKLLSQLTNYTTVAVTKSLINQSVIKHIQLVAMNDNNILLIVVTDKGDLKKANLTTNVYLEQSKLNLISDNLTRKLLGKSITDLDDNLIAFIKYEISEYSGLIDELLNALNSNMKEEDFSLSLNGATNIFSYPEFNDVLKAKSFLNMLEKKETIADIIKSKGIQKDNLNIIIGSDNDCELAQDCSIVTATYNVDRDLVGRISFIGPTRMDYARIYSIINYMSLLINRK, encoded by the coding sequence ATGGAATTAAATGAAAGAAAATTAAATATCCTCAAAGCTATAGTTAAAGATTATATAGAAACAGCTGAAGCTATAGGTTCTAGAACAATATCTAAAAGACATGATTTAGGTGTTAGTGCTGCTACTATAAGAAATGAAATGGCTGACCTTGAAGAATTAGGGTACTTAATTCAGCCTCATACTTCTGCGGGTAGAGTTCCATCTGAAAAAGGCTATAAGTTATATGTAAACTCTCTTATGAGTAAAAGCGAACTGGATGATAATGATAAGATTCTTATTGAACAGTGTATGAATCACAACATAAATCATATAAAAGAATTGATTCATGAAACTTCTAAGCTATTATCTCAACTAACAAACTATACAACTGTAGCAGTTACCAAGAGTTTAATAAATCAAAGTGTTATAAAGCACATACAGTTGGTTGCTATGAATGACAATAATATTTTACTTATAGTTGTAACAGATAAAGGAGACTTAAAAAAAGCTAACCTTACAACTAATGTATATTTAGAACAATCTAAGTTAAATTTGATTTCTGATAATCTTACAAGGAAGCTCTTAGGTAAAAGTATAACAGATTTGGATGATAATCTAATTGCTTTTATTAAATATGAAATAAGTGAGTATTCTGGGCTTATAGATGAGCTTTTAAATGCTTTGAACTCAAATATGAAAGAAGAAGATTTTTCTCTATCATTGAATGGAGCTACTAATATATTTAGCTATCCAGAATTTAATGATGTATTAAAAGCAAAGTCATTTTTAAATATGTTAGAAAAAAAGGAAACGATAGCTGACATAATTAAATCAAAGGGAATACAAAAAGACAATCTAAATATAATAATTGGTAGTGATAATGATTGTGAATTGGCACAGGATTGTAGTATAGTTACAGCAACTTATAATGTAGATAGAGACTTGGTTGGGCGAATAAGCTTCATAGGCCCTACAAGAATGGATTATGCTAGAATTTACTCTATAATAAATTATATGAGTTTATTAATTAATAGAAAGTAA
- a CDS encoding oxygen-independent coproporphyrinogen III oxidase, which yields MLGLYVHIPFCVKKCKYCDFNSYKMDIDSKKRYIEDLKIEMELYSNKLYKDNNYKEKEDCSLNKTDTITSIFIGGGTPSILTSNEIREVFTSIKEVFNIDENAEITIECNPGTLTIEKLKAMKDVGINRLSIGLQAVQEKHLNFIGRIHTYEEFEKNYKDALSVGFKNINIDLMYSLPNQTLCDWKETLQKVVDLNPTHISAYSLILEEGTELYNMHESNKFELIDENIDIEMYEYTINYLKSKGYNQYEISNYSKEGYNCEHNILYWECEHYIGLGAGASGYIDNNRYNNLESLEEYHLSLVKREKPIQESENLSIKDMIEEKIFMGLRMNKGIKFEDFKKKFGIDFREKYSKQIEMLSTRRLINKSFEGIQLTQKGREISNSIFIEFME from the coding sequence ATGTTAGGACTTTATGTACATATTCCATTTTGTGTGAAAAAATGTAAGTATTGTGATTTTAATTCTTATAAAATGGACATAGATTCAAAAAAAAGATATATAGAAGATTTAAAAATAGAAATGGAATTATACAGCAACAAATTATATAAAGATAATAACTATAAGGAGAAAGAAGATTGTAGTTTAAACAAAACAGATACAATAACCAGTATATTTATAGGTGGAGGAACACCTAGCATTTTAACATCTAATGAAATAAGAGAAGTGTTTACAAGTATAAAAGAAGTGTTTAATATAGATGAAAATGCAGAAATAACTATAGAATGTAATCCTGGGACATTGACCATAGAAAAATTAAAAGCTATGAAAGATGTTGGTATCAATAGGCTTAGTATAGGATTGCAAGCTGTTCAAGAAAAGCATTTGAACTTTATTGGAAGAATACATACTTATGAAGAATTTGAGAAAAACTATAAAGATGCATTAAGTGTAGGCTTTAAAAATATTAATATAGATTTAATGTACAGCCTTCCAAATCAAACTCTATGTGATTGGAAGGAAACTCTTCAAAAAGTTGTAGACTTAAATCCAACACATATATCAGCTTATTCTCTTATACTAGAAGAAGGCACTGAACTATACAATATGCATGAGAGTAATAAATTTGAACTTATAGATGAAAATATAGATATAGAAATGTATGAGTATACAATAAATTATCTAAAGTCAAAAGGGTATAATCAATATGAAATATCAAATTACTCAAAAGAAGGCTATAATTGTGAGCATAATATTTTATACTGGGAATGTGAACATTATATAGGGCTTGGAGCAGGAGCTTCTGGCTATATTGATAATAATAGATACAATAATCTAGAATCTTTAGAAGAATATCATTTAAGTTTGGTAAAAAGAGAAAAACCAATACAAGAAAGTGAAAATCTTTCTATAAAAGATATGATAGAAGAAAAGATATTTATGGGGCTTCGAATGAATAAAGGTATAAAATTTGAAGATTTTAAAAAAAAATTTGGAATAGATTTTAGAGAAAAATACAGCAAGCAAATAGAAATGCTATCGACTAGAAGGCTTATAAATAAAAGCTTTGAGGGTATACAGTTAACTCAAAAAGGAAGAGAAATATCTAATAGTATATTTATAGAATTTATGGAATAA
- a CDS encoding amino acid permease, with amino-acid sequence MRTQLQKTIGLSAALSTVVGMVIGSGVFFKPQAIYTTTNGAPGLGIIAWLLGGFITITAGLTATEISAAIPKTGGMMIYIEEIYGQKLGFLTGWMQTVLFFPGTSAALGVIFAQQASELLGMSPSNMSNVLPIAIGVILFLAVLNIIGSSLGGKVQTVATIGKMIPLILIIIFGFIKGQSSEVLNPFVGDGVNASNALGQALIATLFAYDGWINVGAISGEMKSPEKDLPRAIVGGLSLVMAVYIIINIAYLWVVPASELATVTSPATLVATRLFGNIGGKVITVGILISVFGTLNGYLLTGSRIPYTLAEMGTLPASKTLLKVNSGGSPVNSILLITVLACVYALSGQFNLLTDLTIFSIWVFYVLTFIGVMRLRREKPELYRPYKVPLYPIIPIIAILGGLFVIINQIMTSTVISLGGIFITLLGLPVYYYMKKNN; translated from the coding sequence ATGCGTACTCAACTACAAAAGACTATTGGTCTTTCAGCAGCTCTTTCTACTGTTGTAGGTATGGTTATAGGTTCGGGAGTTTTTTTTAAGCCACAGGCGATATACACTACAACTAATGGAGCTCCAGGTCTAGGTATTATAGCATGGCTTTTAGGTGGTTTTATAACAATAACTGCTGGGCTTACAGCTACAGAAATTTCAGCTGCTATACCAAAAACTGGTGGTATGATGATTTATATCGAAGAGATATATGGACAAAAATTAGGTTTTTTAACTGGATGGATGCAAACTGTATTATTTTTCCCAGGTACATCAGCAGCACTAGGAGTAATATTTGCTCAACAAGCATCTGAGCTTTTAGGCATGAGCCCAAGTAATATGTCTAATGTACTTCCTATAGCAATTGGAGTTATATTATTTCTAGCAGTACTAAATATAATAGGCTCATCTTTAGGAGGAAAAGTTCAGACAGTGGCCACTATTGGAAAGATGATACCTTTAATTTTAATAATAATATTTGGATTTATTAAAGGGCAAAGTAGTGAAGTATTAAATCCATTTGTAGGAGATGGTGTAAATGCATCAAATGCACTTGGACAAGCATTAATAGCTACTTTGTTTGCATATGATGGTTGGATAAATGTTGGAGCTATATCAGGAGAAATGAAGTCTCCAGAGAAAGATTTGCCAAGAGCAATAGTTGGCGGTTTATCATTAGTTATGGCAGTTTATATTATAATAAATATAGCTTATCTTTGGGTAGTGCCAGCAAGTGAATTAGCAACAGTTACTTCGCCAGCCACATTAGTTGCAACAAGATTATTTGGAAATATAGGTGGAAAAGTGATAACTGTGGGTATATTAATATCAGTATTTGGGACATTGAATGGATACTTATTGACAGGTTCAAGGATACCTTATACATTAGCTGAAATGGGAACTTTACCAGCATCTAAAACTCTTTTAAAAGTAAACTCTGGAGGTTCTCCTGTAAATTCAATACTACTTATAACTGTGTTAGCCTGTGTATATGCATTATCTGGTCAATTTAATCTTTTGACAGACTTAACTATATTTTCAATATGGGTATTTTATGTATTGACTTTTATAGGTGTTATGAGGCTTAGAAGAGAAAAGCCAGAGTTATACAGACCATATAAAGTTCCTTTATATCCAATAATACCAATTATAGCTATATTAGGTGGACTGTTTGTGATAATAAATCAAATAATGACTTCAACAGTAATATCTTTAGGTGGAATATTTATAACACTATTAGGTTTACCAGTTTATTATTATATGAAAAAAAATAACTAA
- a CDS encoding CCA tRNA nucleotidyltransferase, with the protein MINIEIPKKVDYIIKELEKNGYEAYVVGGCVRDCLLERIPNDWDITTSARPEVVVELFEKTIPTGIQHGTVTVMIEHEPFEVTTYRIDGNYSDGRHPDSIEFTNNIVNDLSRRDFTINAIAYNPKTGLVDPFDGYEDIQNKYIRCVGNPVDRFEEDALRMLRAVRFSAQLNFKIAEGTEQSIHKKSALIKNVSMERIQTEFNKMLVSDSSKLNLLNSTGLLKFIIPEICELEDVTQHNPYHIYDVQKHTLIATEVIEDELYLKLTMLFHDLGKKVTKTTDKNGIDHFYTHSRESVKIAKKILKRLKYDNCTINKVLLLIQYHDYRIEPKRKIIKKLLNKLENVELFEDLIKVNWADTLAKNPKYAKKKILNLIECEKEFKHIINQKECFNIKDLAINGKDLMSIGVKPGKDMGHILNKMLEIVINNPELNEKEILKEKVLNIYTF; encoded by the coding sequence ATGATTAATATAGAAATTCCTAAAAAAGTAGACTATATAATTAAAGAATTAGAAAAGAATGGTTATGAAGCTTATGTAGTTGGAGGATGTGTCAGAGATTGTTTATTGGAAAGAATTCCAAATGATTGGGATATAACAACTAGTGCTAGACCAGAGGTAGTAGTAGAATTATTTGAAAAAACAATTCCAACTGGTATACAACATGGGACTGTAACAGTTATGATTGAACATGAACCATTTGAAGTAACAACTTATAGAATTGATGGAAATTATAGTGATGGTAGACATCCAGATTCAATAGAATTTACAAATAACATAGTTAATGACTTATCAAGAAGAGATTTTACTATCAATGCAATTGCATACAATCCAAAGACAGGATTAGTCGACCCATTTGATGGCTATGAAGATATACAAAATAAGTATATACGTTGTGTTGGAAACCCAGTAGATAGATTTGAAGAAGATGCACTTAGAATGCTTAGAGCAGTTAGATTTTCGGCACAACTCAATTTTAAAATAGCTGAAGGTACTGAGCAAAGTATTCATAAAAAATCAGCATTGATAAAAAATGTTTCTATGGAAAGAATACAGACTGAATTTAATAAAATGCTAGTATCTGATTCATCTAAATTAAATTTGTTAAATTCAACAGGTTTGTTGAAATTTATAATTCCTGAAATATGTGAATTAGAAGATGTTACTCAACATAATCCATATCACATTTATGATGTGCAAAAACACACTTTAATAGCCACAGAAGTAATTGAAGATGAACTGTATTTAAAACTTACAATGTTATTTCATGATTTGGGTAAAAAAGTAACTAAAACAACTGACAAAAATGGTATTGACCACTTTTATACTCATAGTAGAGAATCTGTAAAGATTGCAAAGAAGATTTTGAAGAGACTTAAGTATGATAATTGTACTATTAATAAAGTTTTACTATTAATACAATATCATGATTATAGGATAGAACCAAAAAGGAAAATAATTAAAAAGTTATTAAATAAACTAGAAAATGTTGAACTATTTGAAGATTTAATAAAAGTTAATTGGGCTGATACACTTGCTAAAAACCCAAAATATGCGAAAAAAAAGATATTGAACCTTATTGAGTGTGAAAAAGAATTCAAACACATAATAAATCAAAAGGAATGCTTTAATATTAAAGACTTAGCTATTAACGGAAAAGATTTAATGTCTATAGGGGTAAAACCAGGTAAAGACATGGGACATATCTTAAATAAGATGCTTGAAATTGTTATAAATAATCCAGAGTTAAATGAAAAAGAAATACTGAAAGAAAAAGTATTAAATATATACACATTTTAG
- the lepA gene encoding elongation factor 4, translating to MDNKQSRTRNFSIIAHIDHGKSTLADRLIQQTGLVSERDMKSQLLDNMDLERERGITIKLQNIRLMYKAKDGNEYYLNLIDTPGHVDFNYEVSRSLAACEGALLVVDAAQGVEAQTLANVYLAIDQDLEILPIINKIDLPSARPEEVKNEIEDLIGLDSSEAPLISAKTGLNIEDVLEDIVKNVPPPKGDNEAPLKALIFDSYYDAYKGVVAYVRVFEGTVKKGMTIKMMNTNKKFEVTEVGVMAPGQTELSELSAGDVGYIAASIKDIRSCRVGDTITDSNNPTEEPLPGYKKATPMVYCGIYPGEGEKYENVRDALEKLQVNDAALEYEAETSAALGFGFRCGFLGLLHMEIMQERLEREFNLDIITTAPSVIYRVTKMDGEVVMIQNPANLPEPSEIKMIEEPIVKGDIIVPKDYVGVVMELCQERRGNMLNMEYIDERRVMLHYDLPLNEVVYDFFDALKSRTRGYGSLDYEVKGYVASTLVKLDILINKEQVDALSFIVHETRAFPRGKAMCEKLKGEIPRHQFAIPIQAAVGNKVIARETISALRKDVLAKCYGGDISRKKKLLEKQKEGKKRMRQIGSVEVPQKAFMSVLKLDE from the coding sequence GTGGACAATAAACAAAGTAGAACTAGAAATTTTAGTATAATTGCACACATAGACCATGGAAAGTCTACCTTAGCTGATAGATTAATACAACAAACTGGGCTTGTTAGTGAAAGAGACATGAAAAGTCAATTACTTGACAATATGGACCTTGAAAGGGAAAGAGGAATCACTATAAAGCTTCAAAACATAAGATTAATGTATAAAGCGAAGGATGGAAATGAATATTACTTAAATCTCATAGACACACCTGGACATGTAGACTTTAACTATGAGGTATCAAGAAGTTTAGCTGCATGTGAGGGAGCATTATTGGTAGTTGATGCAGCTCAAGGTGTTGAGGCACAAACTTTAGCTAATGTTTATCTTGCTATAGACCAAGATTTAGAAATATTACCAATAATAAATAAAATAGATTTACCAAGTGCAAGACCAGAAGAAGTAAAAAATGAAATAGAAGATTTAATAGGGCTTGACTCAAGTGAAGCACCTCTTATTTCTGCTAAGACTGGTTTAAATATAGAAGATGTCTTAGAAGACATTGTAAAAAATGTTCCTCCACCTAAAGGAGATAATGAAGCTCCATTAAAGGCATTAATATTCGATTCTTACTATGATGCTTATAAAGGTGTTGTAGCTTATGTTAGAGTATTTGAAGGAACTGTTAAAAAGGGTATGACAATAAAAATGATGAATACCAATAAAAAGTTTGAAGTAACTGAAGTTGGTGTCATGGCTCCAGGTCAAACTGAACTTAGTGAATTATCAGCAGGTGATGTTGGTTATATTGCGGCTAGCATAAAAGATATAAGAAGTTGTCGTGTTGGTGATACGATAACAGACTCAAATAATCCTACAGAAGAACCTTTACCAGGGTACAAAAAAGCTACTCCAATGGTATATTGTGGTATATATCCAGGAGAAGGAGAAAAGTATGAAAATGTTAGAGATGCTCTTGAAAAGCTTCAAGTAAACGATGCTGCACTTGAATATGAAGCTGAGACTTCAGCAGCATTAGGATTTGGTTTTAGATGTGGTTTCTTAGGTCTTTTACATATGGAGATAATGCAAGAAAGACTTGAGAGAGAATTTAATCTTGATATAATTACTACAGCGCCATCTGTTATATATAGAGTTACAAAAATGGATGGAGAGGTTGTAATGATACAAAATCCTGCAAACTTACCAGAACCATCTGAGATAAAGATGATAGAAGAGCCGATAGTAAAAGGAGATATAATAGTTCCTAAAGACTATGTAGGTGTTGTTATGGAACTTTGTCAGGAAAGACGTGGAAACATGTTAAATATGGAATATATAGATGAGAGAAGAGTAATGCTTCACTATGACCTTCCTCTCAATGAAGTTGTTTACGATTTCTTTGATGCCTTGAAATCAAGAACTAGAGGTTATGGTTCTCTTGATTATGAGGTTAAAGGTTATGTAGCATCTACACTTGTAAAACTTGATATATTAATTAATAAAGAGCAAGTTGATGCACTTAGTTTTATTGTTCACGAAACTCGTGCTTTTCCTAGAGGAAAGGCAATGTGTGAGAAATTAAAAGGAGAGATTCCAAGACATCAGTTTGCTATACCTATACAAGCTGCTGTTGGTAATAAGGTTATTGCAAGGGAAACAATAAGTGCTCTAAGAAAAGATGTCCTTGCTAAATGTTATGGTGGAGATATATCTCGTAAGAAGAAACTTCTTGAAAAGCAAAAAGAAGGTAAGAAACGTATGAGACAAATTGGTTCTGTTGAAGTTCCTCAAAAAGCATTTATGTCTGTACTTAAATTGGATGAATAA